The following proteins are encoded in a genomic region of Dyadobacter sp. UC 10:
- a CDS encoding sigma 54-interacting transcriptional regulator, which translates to MNYSQLTSSERLGIQTLGELKEAGYQTRSIKQELRDNLIAKIRLKENIFPGIWGYEETVIPDVERAILSMHNINFLGLRGQAKTRIARMMVDLLDEYIPYIKGSELHDDPLEPLSRKAKDFIAEHGDHTEIAWLHKNERYTEKLATPDVSVADLIGDVDPIKAATMKLPYSDERVIHFGLIPRSHRGIFVINELPDLQARIQVALFNILQEGDIQIRGFKLRLPLDIQFVFTANPEDYTNRGSIVTPLKDRIESQIVTHYPKTIDTGKRITEQEAVVKPEQKQLVQVNELAKTLIEQIAFEARESEYVDSKSGVSARLTISAYESLLSTAERRALINGETSTHVRISDLYGVISAICGKVELVYEGEVEGPVIVAQNLIGKAIRTQFLNFFPDPEKTKKSKINPYAKVIEWFGAGNEMEMPVDMTDREYVARLKTIDGLDDFVDMLSAYSNAEEKLFMMEFALHGMAEFSLIGKQSLDQGMKFQDLVSSMFSGPEDEDYDFDDDDDDRKPF; encoded by the coding sequence ATGAATTACTCACAGCTTACCAGTTCAGAACGATTGGGTATCCAGACGCTCGGCGAACTTAAAGAGGCAGGTTATCAGACACGTTCCATTAAGCAGGAGTTAAGAGATAATCTGATTGCGAAAATCAGGCTAAAAGAAAACATTTTCCCAGGAATCTGGGGCTACGAGGAGACGGTCATTCCGGATGTGGAACGGGCTATCCTTTCCATGCATAATATCAATTTTCTGGGCCTGAGAGGGCAGGCTAAAACGCGTATCGCCCGGATGATGGTAGACCTGCTCGACGAATATATTCCTTATATCAAGGGTTCAGAGCTGCACGATGATCCGCTTGAACCGCTCTCGCGCAAGGCGAAGGACTTCATCGCTGAACACGGTGACCATACAGAAATCGCATGGCTGCACAAAAATGAACGTTATACCGAAAAACTCGCTACGCCTGATGTGTCCGTCGCAGATTTGATCGGCGATGTAGACCCCATTAAGGCTGCTACCATGAAATTGCCTTATTCTGATGAGCGTGTCATCCATTTCGGACTGATTCCGCGCTCGCACCGGGGCATTTTTGTAATCAATGAACTTCCAGATTTACAGGCACGTATTCAGGTAGCTTTGTTCAATATCCTACAGGAGGGCGATATTCAGATCCGTGGTTTCAAATTGCGTTTACCGCTTGATATTCAGTTTGTCTTCACAGCCAACCCAGAAGACTACACAAACCGTGGCAGCATCGTAACACCGCTGAAAGACAGGATCGAAAGCCAGATCGTGACGCATTATCCGAAAACGATCGATACGGGCAAGAGAATTACCGAACAGGAAGCAGTTGTGAAGCCGGAGCAAAAACAGCTTGTACAGGTCAATGAACTCGCCAAAACGCTGATCGAACAGATCGCATTTGAGGCACGCGAAAGTGAGTATGTGGACAGCAAGAGCGGAGTTTCTGCACGTTTAACTATATCAGCCTACGAAAGTCTTCTGAGTACAGCGGAGCGTCGTGCATTGATAAATGGCGAAACTTCCACTCACGTACGTATTTCTGATTTGTATGGAGTTATTTCGGCAATCTGCGGCAAAGTCGAGCTGGTTTACGAAGGCGAAGTAGAAGGCCCCGTTATTGTTGCTCAAAATCTGATCGGGAAAGCGATTCGTACGCAGTTCCTAAATTTTTTCCCCGATCCCGAAAAAACCAAAAAGAGCAAGATCAATCCTTATGCCAAGGTGATCGAATGGTTTGGAGCGGGAAATGAAATGGAAATGCCGGTCGATATGACCGATCGGGAATACGTAGCGAGATTAAAGACCATTGACGGCCTCGATGATTTTGTAGACATGCTCAGTGCCTATTCCAATGCGGAAGAAAAGCTGTTCATGATGGAATTCGCATTGCATGGAATGGCGGAATTTTCGCTGATTGGAAAGCAATCTCTTGATCAGGGAATGAAATTTCAGGATTTGGTCAGCAGCATGTTTTCCGGTCCGGAAGATGAAGACTACGATTTTGACGACGATGATGACGACCGCAAGCCGTTTTAA
- the rny gene encoding ribonuclease Y: protein MSNSLFFIVVLSDIIAIGVGIFAGKYIFQRSFDQKEKEAQERAAEILRNAESAAENIKKDRILEAKEKYLRLKTEFEEDANKKRSILQSNEQKLKQREQSMNQAQEQNKRRENELEALKTNLNQQLEAATKRKEEAEKSLQQQVTQLEKIANLTAEQAREQLIDALKAEADTRAGSYVKSAMEEARLTATKEAKKIVIETIQRTAAEHAIENCVSVFNIENDDIKGKIIGREGRNIRALEAATGVEIIVDDTPEAIVISGFDPVRREIARLSLHRLVQDGRIHPARIEEVVAKTRKNIDDEIVEIGERTVIDMGIHGLHPELVKMIGRMRFRSSYGQNLLQHSREVAKLCATMASELGLNTKLAKRAGLLHDIGKVWPEESDLPHAILGMELAKKYKENPEVCNAIGAHHDEIEMTSILSPIIQVCDAISGSRPGARREMMESYIQRLRDLENMALSFDGVEKCYAIQAGRELRVIIDAENVSDEKAGMLSFDISQKIEKEMQYPGQIKITVIREMRSVAYAR, encoded by the coding sequence ATGTCAAATTCTTTGTTTTTCATCGTAGTCCTCTCTGATATCATTGCCATTGGCGTGGGTATTTTTGCAGGTAAATACATTTTCCAGCGATCATTTGATCAAAAGGAAAAAGAAGCCCAGGAGAGGGCCGCTGAAATTCTTCGAAATGCGGAAAGTGCAGCCGAAAACATCAAAAAAGACCGCATTCTTGAAGCCAAAGAAAAATATTTGCGCCTGAAAACGGAGTTCGAAGAAGATGCCAACAAGAAACGCAGCATTCTTCAAAGCAATGAACAAAAACTCAAGCAGCGCGAGCAAAGCATGAACCAGGCCCAGGAGCAGAACAAGCGCCGGGAGAACGAGCTGGAAGCCCTCAAAACTAACCTGAACCAACAACTCGAAGCCGCCACCAAACGTAAGGAAGAGGCTGAAAAATCATTACAGCAGCAGGTTACCCAGCTTGAAAAAATAGCAAATCTAACAGCCGAGCAGGCACGTGAGCAACTGATCGACGCGCTGAAAGCCGAGGCGGATACCAGAGCCGGATCGTACGTCAAAAGCGCGATGGAAGAAGCACGCCTCACTGCCACCAAGGAAGCCAAGAAAATTGTCATCGAAACCATTCAACGGACTGCTGCCGAACACGCGATCGAAAACTGCGTATCAGTTTTCAATATTGAAAATGATGATATCAAAGGAAAAATCATCGGTCGTGAAGGACGTAATATCCGTGCCCTGGAAGCTGCAACGGGCGTTGAGATCATCGTAGACGATACCCCCGAGGCGATCGTCATATCCGGTTTCGATCCTGTCAGAAGGGAAATCGCGAGACTTTCGCTGCACAGACTTGTTCAGGACGGAAGGATACACCCTGCCCGAATCGAAGAGGTCGTTGCTAAGACCCGCAAGAATATCGATGATGAAATTGTAGAGATCGGCGAACGTACGGTAATCGATATGGGGATCCACGGACTGCACCCTGAGCTGGTTAAAATGATCGGAAGAATGCGTTTCCGTTCATCTTACGGACAAAATCTGCTGCAACACTCCCGAGAAGTAGCGAAACTTTGCGCAACCATGGCGTCGGAATTGGGCTTAAATACCAAACTGGCCAAAAGAGCAGGACTGCTGCATGATATTGGTAAGGTATGGCCGGAAGAATCAGATCTGCCGCACGCAATTCTCGGAATGGAATTGGCGAAGAAATACAAGGAAAATCCGGAAGTATGTAATGCGATCGGAGCTCACCACGACGAGATCGAAATGACCAGTATCCTCTCGCCGATCATACAGGTTTGCGATGCGATATCGGGTTCACGTCCGGGTGCGCGCCGCGAGATGATGGAATCTTACATTCAGCGTTTGCGTGACCTGGAAAACATGGCGCTCTCTTTCGATGGCGTTGAAAAGTGCTACGCAATCCAGGCAGGAAGAGAATTGAGGGTGATTATCGATGCTGAGAATGTATCTGACGAAAAAGCAGGTATGTTATCGTTCGATATATCCCAGAAAATAGAGAAAGAAATGCAGTACCCCGGGCAAATCAAGATCACTGTGATCCGCGAAATGCGTTCGGTTGCCTATGCGCGCTAA
- the recA gene encoding recombinase RecA — MAQPISDKDNKLKALQTTLEKLDKAYGKGTVMRLSDSKVLDIPVISTGSLGLDLALGVGGVPRGRVVEIYGPESSGKTTLSMHCIAEAQKKGGLAAFIDAEHAFDRSYAEKLGIDTSNLLISQPDNGEQALEIAEHLISSGAVDIIVIDSVAALVPRAELEGEMGESKMGLQARLMSQALRKLTGVINKTGCCCIFINQLREKIGVMFGNPETTTGGNALKYYASVRLDIRRVGQIKESADAILGNRTRVKVVKNKVAPPFKVVEFDIMYGEGISKVGEVIDLAVELEIVKKAGSWFSYEGNRLGQGRDAVKTLLKDNPELLEELESKVRGKVNNDPDSLIDTSEPNVVDEGAPL; from the coding sequence ATGGCACAACCAATTTCTGATAAGGACAACAAACTAAAAGCATTACAAACTACGCTGGAAAAGCTTGATAAAGCTTATGGAAAAGGCACGGTTATGCGCCTGAGCGACAGTAAGGTTCTGGATATTCCGGTCATTTCTACAGGGTCACTTGGGCTTGACCTGGCATTGGGCGTAGGCGGCGTGCCGAGAGGTCGCGTTGTCGAGATATATGGCCCGGAATCTTCGGGTAAAACAACGCTGTCGATGCATTGCATCGCAGAAGCACAAAAGAAAGGCGGACTTGCCGCATTTATCGATGCGGAGCATGCCTTTGACAGATCTTATGCTGAGAAGCTGGGTATCGATACTAGTAACCTGCTGATTTCGCAGCCGGATAATGGCGAACAGGCGCTTGAAATTGCAGAACACCTGATCAGCAGCGGCGCTGTCGATATTATTGTGATCGACTCTGTTGCGGCGCTCGTGCCAAGGGCGGAGCTGGAAGGTGAAATGGGGGAAAGTAAAATGGGCTTGCAGGCAAGATTAATGTCGCAGGCGCTTCGCAAGCTCACCGGCGTAATCAACAAAACCGGATGCTGCTGTATATTCATTAACCAGCTCAGGGAAAAAATCGGTGTGATGTTTGGCAATCCTGAAACAACTACCGGCGGTAACGCCCTTAAATACTATGCTTCTGTCCGTCTGGACATTCGTCGTGTCGGTCAGATCAAGGAAAGCGCAGATGCGATCCTGGGTAACCGTACCCGCGTTAAAGTGGTTAAAAATAAGGTTGCCCCTCCGTTTAAAGTTGTCGAGTTTGACATTATGTACGGGGAAGGTATTTCAAAAGTGGGGGAGGTGATCGATCTGGCGGTAGAGCTGGAAATAGTCAAAAAAGCCGGATCCTGGTTTAGCTATGAAGGAAACAGACTTGGACAGGGTAGGGATGCCGTTAAAACGCTTCTGAAAGATAATCCTGAACTATTGGAAGAGCTTGAATCCAAAGTGCGTGGTAAAGTCAACAATGACCCTGATTCGTTGATCGATACAAGCGAGCCAAATGTAGTGGATGAAGGTGCTCCTTTATAA
- the zapA gene encoding cell division protein ZapA has protein sequence MKKNSIPNPDVSVFIKLLDRGFKLSVPADQEKFYRDGYEVFLHRVQQHKLRGKVYGDIEAIALTSIECLVALQRNQEQMDDLILAFKNRVEKLDEAISGAIES, from the coding sequence CTAATCCAGACGTTTCTGTCTTTATAAAACTGCTGGACAGAGGTTTCAAACTGAGCGTTCCGGCGGATCAGGAGAAATTTTACAGGGATGGGTATGAGGTGTTCTTGCATCGTGTGCAACAGCATAAATTAAGAGGAAAAGTATACGGAGACATTGAAGCCATCGCGCTGACTTCCATTGAGTGCCTTGTGGCATTGCAAAGGAACCAGGAGCAGATGGATGATCTGATCCTGGCTTTTAAGAACAGAGTTGAGAAACTGGATGAAGCAATTTCCGGTGCCATTGAAAGCTAA